A region from the Tigriopus californicus strain San Diego chromosome 9, Tcal_SD_v2.1, whole genome shotgun sequence genome encodes:
- the LOC131886141 gene encoding protein-lysine N-methyltransferase EEF2KMT-like, whose amino-acid sequence MEISLEDRCIVIVRSFITAYFGHVPVQSPIWNNLHDLCIKYFAYAAHTQHDLKATRDCLSSQLTDVVEHHELTRFPVSPKLKSEVAHWMKRVLDGDTTSNGNIEFEEPEYIFKSFERNHLEYVTLLEENRNIIGHGTTGLTSWQGAMFLTDWLTKFTSFLTNQRVIELGSGSGLLGLSLLRSFGMESFIFTDCHVKVINAIINNLQLNFPSDSSTKDLDPAELLEQTQIGPHYVIPEEKIRSVSYHQRIGHCSTAVQHLDWLKYDVSSLPKVDVILGSDIVYERAFLPPLCGLIQDLLKLSDAMDPTAYIACTERSFTTLDCFNDELKKHGLSYAIISKGSYSPTETIVNSDVSHQATRLYRIKLTGNLPQPERGLF is encoded by the coding sequence ATGGAGATCTCTCTGGAAGATCGGTGCATTGTGATAGTCAGGAGCTTCATCACCGCCTATTTTGGACATGTTCCAGTACAGTCTCCCATTTGGAACAATCTGCACGATCTTTGTATCAAATATTTCGCGTACGCCGCTCACACCCAACATGACTTGAAGGCCACAAGAGATTGTTTGTCAAGTCAATTGACAGATGTTGTGGAACACCATGAGCTAACTCGATTCCCAGTGTCACCCAAATTGAAATCAGAGGTCGCCCATTGGATGAAAAGGGTTCTGGATGGTGACACTACCTCAAACGGTAATATCGAGTTCGAAGAACCCGAGTACATCTTCAAGAGCTTCGAGCGAAATCACTTGGAATATGTGACACTTCTGGAGGAGAATCGAAACATTATTGGTCATGGAACCACAGGACTGACCTCTTGGCAAGGGGCCATGTTTCTTACGGATTGGTTGACCAAATTCACCTCATTCCTAACGAACCAACGTGTGATAGAGCTGGGATCTGGATCCGGATTGTTAGGACTCTCCTTGCTCCGATCGTTTGGCATGGAATCTTTCATCTTCACGGATTGCCATGTCAAAGTCATCAATGCAATTATCAATAACCTTCAACTTAACTTCCCCTCAGATTCATCCACCAAAGACTTGGATCCAGCCGAGCTCTTGGAACAAACCCAAATTGGCCCTCATTACGTCATCCCCGAGGAGAAAATACGTTCCGTCAGTTACCATCAAAGGATTGGTCACTGCTCAACGGCGGTTCAACATTTGGACTGGTTGAAATATGACGTGTCTAGCTTGCCCAAAGTGGATGTGATCCTGGGATCAGACATTGTCTACGAACGAGCGTTTTTACCTCCATTGTGTGGATTGATCCAAGATCTGCTCAAACTGAGCGATGCCATGGATCCGACAGCTTATATCGCTTGTACAGAAAGAAGCTTCACGACACTAGATTGCTTCAATGATGAGTTAAAAAAGCATGGATTGAGTTATGCCATTATTTCCAAGGGTTCCTATAGTCCGACTGAGACAATTGTCAATTCGGATGTGAGTCACCAAGCAACGCGTTTATATCGAATCAAGTTGACCGGAAATCTACCTCAACCCGAAAGAGGATTATTCTAA